One Cohnella candidum genomic region harbors:
- a CDS encoding acyltransferase family protein: MQRRIEQLDGLRGLASFTVMLHHLYLVFPFLPLLFRYSPLRVVVNGHASVILFFVLSGYVLALPFMERSGGSYRSFVIRRIFRIYVPYLVSVILATLMASWLASGRIPGIDAWQRGIHPGTLAGHLFLVADTDTKALNNVMWSLVHEMRISLLFPLITLCVLRWGWRANLLVCLLLSASGGLKTSLPWGHEDITLWDTLHYAAMFLIGAMLAKNKSSIAEAYRKLTALRKWKFLIAAFPLYAYSTVIASAASKMGFMPYDVIISDYAAAIAAAVWIVYAVNSTRLSKQLLLRKPVVFLGRISYSLYLYHLIVLFSLMFAFYGTLPNAVIYAGTIVLSLLLSALSHRFVERPAIAWGRRFADRPSRTQIGRPALTKES, encoded by the coding sequence ATGCAACGCCGCATCGAGCAGTTGGACGGTCTTCGAGGACTGGCGTCGTTCACGGTCATGCTGCATCACCTGTATTTGGTTTTTCCGTTCCTCCCGCTTCTGTTTCGGTATTCCCCGCTCCGCGTCGTGGTGAATGGACATGCGTCGGTCATTCTCTTCTTCGTTCTGAGCGGCTATGTTTTAGCGTTGCCCTTCATGGAGCGTTCGGGAGGCTCTTACCGAAGTTTCGTCATTCGGAGGATTTTCCGCATCTACGTCCCGTACCTCGTGTCCGTCATTTTGGCGACGCTGATGGCGTCGTGGCTGGCTTCGGGCCGTATTCCCGGGATCGATGCCTGGCAGCGCGGCATTCATCCGGGTACGCTCGCCGGTCATCTTTTCCTCGTCGCCGACACCGACACGAAGGCGCTGAACAACGTCATGTGGTCCCTCGTTCACGAAATGAGAATTTCCCTCCTGTTTCCGCTCATTACGCTATGCGTCCTTAGATGGGGATGGCGCGCGAATCTGCTGGTCTGCCTGCTCCTGTCCGCTTCCGGCGGTTTGAAAACCTCGCTGCCCTGGGGCCATGAGGATATCACTTTATGGGACACGCTCCACTACGCGGCCATGTTCCTGATCGGAGCTATGCTCGCGAAAAACAAATCATCCATCGCCGAGGCTTACCGCAAATTAACGGCTCTGCGAAAATGGAAGTTCCTCATCGCGGCTTTTCCTCTCTATGCCTACTCTACCGTGATTGCCTCGGCCGCCTCCAAAATGGGCTTCATGCCGTATGACGTCATCATCAGCGATTACGCGGCCGCAATCGCAGCGGCAGTTTGGATCGTTTACGCGGTCAACTCCACACGGCTGTCGAAGCAGCTCCTCCTCCGCAAGCCCGTCGTCTTTCTCGGAAGGATTTCCTACAGTCTTTATCTCTACCATTTGATCGTCCTGTTCAGTTTGATGTTCGCGTTTTACGGCACCCTACCGAACGCGGTCATTTACGCGGGGACGATCGTACTCTCTCTCCTGCTCTCCGCCTTGTCGCACCGATTCGTCGAGCGTCCGGCGATCGCCTGGGGCCGAAGATTCGCTGACCGTCCGTCCCGAACGCAAATCGGGCGGCCCGCGCTCACGAAGGAGAGCTAG
- a CDS encoding pyridoxal-phosphate-dependent aminotransferase family protein, translating to MTPYSDLSPSPRTIMTPGPVEVDPRVLRALSYPILGQFDPEFTALMNETMSMLRSLFQTENRWAYPIDGTSRSGIEAVLTSLIVPGEKVLVPIYGRFGHLLHEIAERCGAEVATMEKPWGSNFDPEEIIAAIRKERPSLVAMVHGETSTGRIQPLEEVGRFCRENDVLLVVDAVATIGGVPVEADAWFLDAVIGGTQKCLSVPSGMAPITYNERAERKIIARKVIERGLRQPGQPSESSGLAGIRSNYFDLAQLQDYWSPARLNHHTEMTSMLYGLREGLRILLAEGLEARFARHRLQERALMAGLTAMGLKLYGDPSCKLPVVTCVEIPPGVDGESVRAMLLNRFGIEIASSFGPLKGRIWRIGTMGYSASMRNVLLVLGALEAALLKHGVKLPAGEGVQAALAVYEAETA from the coding sequence ATGACGCCCTATTCCGATTTGTCCCCGTCGCCGCGGACGATCATGACGCCCGGTCCGGTCGAGGTGGACCCGCGCGTCCTCCGGGCCCTGTCCTATCCGATCCTGGGCCAATTCGATCCCGAATTCACCGCCCTCATGAACGAGACGATGTCCATGTTGCGAAGCCTTTTCCAGACAGAAAACCGATGGGCTTATCCGATCGACGGCACTTCCCGTTCCGGAATCGAGGCCGTACTCACCAGTCTGATCGTGCCCGGAGAGAAGGTGCTGGTGCCGATTTACGGCCGGTTTGGCCACCTGCTCCATGAAATCGCGGAACGCTGCGGCGCGGAAGTGGCCACGATGGAGAAGCCTTGGGGGAGCAATTTCGATCCGGAGGAAATCATCGCCGCCATCCGGAAAGAACGTCCTTCGCTCGTCGCCATGGTTCATGGCGAAACGTCCACCGGCCGGATCCAGCCGCTCGAAGAAGTCGGCCGGTTCTGTCGGGAAAACGACGTGCTGCTCGTAGTGGATGCGGTCGCGACGATCGGCGGCGTGCCCGTGGAGGCGGACGCCTGGTTTTTGGACGCCGTCATCGGAGGCACGCAGAAGTGCCTGTCCGTCCCGTCCGGCATGGCGCCGATTACGTATAACGAACGCGCGGAACGCAAAATCATCGCGCGCAAAGTGATCGAACGGGGATTGCGGCAGCCGGGACAGCCTTCGGAATCGAGCGGCTTGGCGGGAATCCGGAGCAATTATTTCGACCTCGCCCAGCTGCAGGATTACTGGAGTCCGGCCCGGTTGAACCACCATACCGAAATGACGTCCATGCTTTACGGGCTGCGCGAAGGCCTCCGCATTCTGCTCGCGGAAGGCTTGGAGGCGCGTTTCGCGCGGCACCGGCTGCAGGAGAGGGCGCTGATGGCAGGCCTGACGGCGATGGGGCTCAAGCTGTACGGCGATCCCTCCTGCAAGCTGCCCGTCGTGACCTGCGTCGAAATTCCGCCAGGCGTGGACGGAGAATCCGTTCGGGCGATGCTGCTGAACCGCTTCGGCATCGAAATCGCCAGTTCTTTCGGTCCGCTGAAGGGACGGATTTGGCGGATCGGCACGATGGGGTACAGCGCGAGCATGCGGAACGTGCTGCTCGTGCTCGGCGCGCTGGAAGCCGCGTTACTGAAGCACGGCGTCAAGCTGCCGGCGGGCGAAGGCGTCCAAGCGGCTCTCGCCGTGTATGAAGCCGAAACCGCATAA
- the allC gene encoding allantoate deiminase: MMIAKTESEAYVTQLLEDLGAIGAERGGGITRLLYSESWRRAQSFLAERMEEAGLEVRYDRVGNLYGRLPGKSPEAPVILTGSHVDTVRSGGKYDGAYGIAASLAAVRELKNRYGQPKRTLEVVSFCEEEGSRFPLAYWGSGSVSGAHPLELADTAEDPDGVLLGDAMREAGFGREDQPDPRRRDIAAFIEVHVEQGVILERTGDDIGVVETIAGQRRYIVTLEGEANHAGTTPMSMRLDALAAAAEMMLVLEKAASRAGEPLVATVGRMKTAPNIPNVIPGTVEFTLDIRHLSETLLTGFCEAVLGKFRSIAERRSVGFSIQTALLSRPVPMDPLLTGKLEQICRERGLAYRRMMSGAGHDAQSFSSLCPTAMLFVPSRAGISHSPGEYTAPEHLATGAQVLTEMLHELAYTDA, encoded by the coding sequence ATGATGATCGCGAAAACGGAGAGCGAAGCTTACGTAACGCAGCTTCTGGAGGATTTGGGCGCCATCGGCGCCGAACGCGGAGGCGGCATTACCCGCCTGCTGTATTCGGAATCCTGGAGGCGCGCGCAGTCTTTCTTGGCGGAACGGATGGAGGAAGCGGGCTTGGAGGTGCGGTACGACCGGGTCGGCAACCTGTACGGCAGGCTTCCGGGCAAATCCCCGGAGGCTCCGGTCATCCTGACCGGGTCTCACGTAGACACCGTCCGCTCCGGCGGCAAGTACGACGGCGCCTACGGGATCGCGGCATCGCTTGCCGCGGTCCGCGAGCTGAAAAACCGTTACGGCCAACCGAAACGGACGCTCGAGGTCGTCTCGTTCTGCGAAGAGGAAGGCAGCCGATTCCCGCTCGCGTATTGGGGATCCGGCAGCGTATCCGGCGCGCACCCGCTCGAGTTGGCCGACACGGCAGAGGACCCGGACGGCGTTCTTCTCGGCGACGCGATGCGTGAAGCGGGCTTCGGCCGGGAAGATCAGCCGGATCCGCGCAGGCGTGATATTGCGGCTTTCATCGAAGTGCACGTGGAGCAAGGGGTCATTTTGGAAAGAACGGGCGACGACATCGGCGTCGTGGAGACGATCGCCGGTCAGCGGCGATACATCGTCACGCTCGAAGGGGAAGCGAACCATGCCGGCACGACGCCCATGTCGATGCGGCTGGACGCGTTGGCCGCCGCCGCCGAAATGATGCTGGTGCTGGAGAAAGCGGCCTCGCGAGCGGGGGAGCCGCTCGTCGCGACGGTCGGCCGGATGAAAACGGCGCCGAACATCCCGAACGTCATCCCGGGCACCGTGGAATTCACGCTCGACATCCGCCACCTGTCGGAAACATTGCTGACGGGCTTCTGCGAAGCGGTGCTCGGGAAGTTCCGCAGCATCGCCGAACGCCGCAGCGTAGGATTCTCCATCCAGACCGCGCTCCTCTCGCGCCCGGTCCCGATGGATCCTTTACTGACGGGCAAGCTCGAGCAGATTTGCCGCGAACGCGGCCTGGCATACCGCAGAATGATGAGCGGCGCCGGACACGACGCCCAATCGTTTTCGTCTCTTTGCCCGACGGCGATGCTGTTCGTGCCGAGCAGAGCCGGCATCAGCCACTCGCCCGGGGAATACACCGCGCCGGAACATCTCGCCACTGGCGCCCAAGTTTTGACCGAAATGCTTCATGAGCTCGCCTATACCGACGCCTAG